From Citricoccus sp. SGAir0253, a single genomic window includes:
- the dnaE gene encoding DNA polymerase III subunit alpha produces the protein MTATTAARGATREGGFAHLHTHTEYSMLDGAAKLTELFAETERLGMDSIAITDHGYLFGAFDFWKKATDAGIRPIIGLEAYLAPGQQHRTDKTKVRWGEQHQRGDDVSGGGAITHMTLLAKDNTGMHNLFRAGSIASLDSVYAKWPRIDRELLSTYSKGLIGTTGCPSGEVQTRLRLGQYKEAVEAAAEFRDIFGKGNFYCELMQHGLDLEKRVVPDLLRLAKDLDLPLVATNDLHYTHEHDAKPHEALLAIQSGSTLLEPTYDQGGSRFAFTGTEFYLKSPRQMRDLFAEFPEACDNTLLIAEQCEVSFDTSANYMPRFPCPPGEDETSWLTKEVATGLKYRYPDGVPDHVRKQADYELDVIISMGFPGYFLVVADFINWAKDHGIRVGPGRGSGAGSMVAYALRITELDPLEHGLIFERFLNPDRVSMPDFDVDFDDRRRPEVIDYVTEKYGDERVAMIVTYGTIKTKQALKDSARVMGFPFSMGETLTKALPPAVMAKDIPLKDIEDKDAPRYGEAAEFRELVASDPDAAKVFETAKGVEGLKRQWGVHAAGVIMSSEPIIDVIPIMRRMQDGQVITQFDYPTAEGLGLIKMDFLGLRNLTIISDAIENIRANQGFELDLESLDFDDQPSYELLARGDTLGVFQLDGGPMRSLLKMMKPDNFEDISATIALYRPGPMGANSHTNYALRKNGQQEITPIHPELEEPLREILDTTYGLIVYQEQVMAIAQKVAGYSLGQADILRRAMGKKKKSELDKQYVGFHQGMIDRGYSEAAVKALWDILLPFSDYAFNKAHSAAYGLVSYWTAYLKAHYPAEYMAALLTSVGDDKDKMAMYLNECRRMGITVLPPDVNESSLYFTPVGRDIRFGMAAVRNVGSNVVTAMVSAREEKGAFASFQDFFKKVPAVVCNKRTIESLIKAGAFDSLGYARRALLAIHEEAVDATVAQKRQEANNQFDFFSILEEEGGEAADAGLGIEVPDLPEWDKKDKLSFEREMLGLYVSDHPLQGLDGVLAQHADTSITHVLSEDGPADGAQVTIAGLITSLQRRIAKSSGNAYARCEIEDLGGSMEVMFFGQAYAPIATLLAEDLVVAVKGRVQRRDDGSITLSAQELTIPDLSDGHTGPVSITMPAFKANETVVSALGDVLRTHPGTTEVRLRLAGTRTMEIMQLGPDFRVSPNPALFGDLKVLLGPACLE, from the coding sequence ATGACGGCGACCACAGCAGCACGAGGGGCCACGCGGGAGGGCGGGTTCGCCCACCTGCACACGCACACCGAGTACTCCATGCTGGACGGGGCGGCCAAGCTCACGGAACTGTTCGCCGAGACGGAGCGCCTCGGCATGGACTCGATCGCCATCACAGACCACGGGTACCTGTTCGGCGCCTTCGACTTCTGGAAGAAGGCCACCGACGCCGGCATCCGGCCGATCATCGGCCTCGAGGCCTACCTGGCCCCGGGCCAGCAGCACCGCACCGACAAGACCAAGGTGCGGTGGGGCGAGCAGCACCAGCGCGGGGACGACGTCTCCGGCGGCGGCGCCATCACCCACATGACGCTGCTGGCCAAGGACAACACCGGCATGCACAACCTGTTCCGGGCCGGGTCGATCGCCTCCCTGGACTCCGTGTACGCCAAGTGGCCGCGCATCGACCGCGAACTGCTCTCCACCTACTCGAAGGGCCTCATCGGCACCACGGGCTGCCCCTCCGGCGAGGTGCAGACGCGCCTGCGCCTGGGCCAGTACAAGGAGGCGGTGGAGGCCGCCGCGGAGTTCCGGGACATCTTCGGCAAGGGCAACTTCTACTGCGAGCTGATGCAGCACGGGCTGGACCTGGAGAAGCGCGTGGTGCCGGACCTGCTGCGCCTGGCCAAGGACCTGGACCTGCCGCTCGTGGCCACGAACGACCTGCACTACACGCATGAGCACGACGCCAAGCCGCACGAGGCGCTGCTGGCCATCCAGTCCGGCTCCACCCTGCTCGAGCCCACGTACGACCAGGGCGGCTCGCGGTTCGCCTTCACCGGCACCGAGTTCTACCTCAAGTCCCCGCGGCAGATGCGCGACCTGTTCGCCGAGTTCCCCGAGGCCTGCGACAACACGCTGCTGATCGCCGAGCAGTGCGAGGTCTCGTTCGACACGAGCGCCAACTACATGCCCCGGTTCCCCTGCCCGCCGGGGGAGGACGAGACGAGCTGGCTGACCAAGGAGGTCGCCACCGGCCTGAAGTACCGGTACCCGGACGGCGTGCCGGACCACGTGCGCAAGCAGGCCGACTACGAGCTCGACGTCATCATCTCGATGGGCTTCCCGGGCTACTTCCTCGTGGTCGCCGACTTCATCAACTGGGCCAAGGACCACGGCATCCGCGTGGGCCCCGGCCGTGGCTCCGGCGCCGGCTCCATGGTCGCCTACGCCCTGCGCATCACCGAGCTCGACCCGCTCGAGCACGGCCTGATCTTCGAGCGCTTCCTCAACCCGGACCGCGTGTCCATGCCCGACTTCGACGTCGACTTCGACGACCGCCGCCGCCCCGAGGTGATCGACTACGTCACCGAGAAGTACGGCGACGAGCGCGTGGCCATGATCGTCACCTACGGCACCATCAAGACCAAGCAGGCGCTGAAGGACTCCGCGCGCGTGATGGGCTTCCCGTTCTCCATGGGCGAGACGCTGACCAAGGCCCTGCCCCCGGCGGTCATGGCCAAGGACATCCCGCTCAAGGACATCGAGGACAAGGACGCCCCGCGCTACGGCGAGGCGGCGGAGTTCCGCGAACTGGTGGCCAGCGACCCGGACGCGGCCAAGGTCTTCGAGACGGCCAAGGGCGTCGAGGGGCTGAAGCGCCAGTGGGGCGTGCACGCCGCCGGCGTGATCATGTCCTCGGAGCCGATCATCGACGTCATCCCGATCATGCGCCGCATGCAGGACGGCCAGGTCATCACGCAGTTCGACTACCCCACCGCGGAGGGGCTCGGGCTGATCAAGATGGACTTCCTGGGCCTGCGCAACCTCACCATCATCTCGGACGCGATCGAGAACATCCGGGCCAACCAGGGCTTCGAGCTGGACCTGGAGTCCCTGGACTTCGACGACCAGCCCTCCTACGAGCTGCTCGCCCGCGGCGACACCCTCGGCGTGTTCCAGCTCGACGGCGGGCCCATGCGCTCGCTGCTGAAGATGATGAAGCCGGACAACTTCGAGGACATCTCGGCGACCATCGCGCTCTACCGCCCCGGGCCGATGGGCGCGAACTCGCACACGAACTACGCGCTGCGCAAGAACGGCCAGCAGGAGATCACCCCGATCCACCCCGAGCTGGAGGAGCCGCTCCGGGAGATCCTGGACACCACGTACGGCCTGATCGTGTACCAGGAGCAGGTCATGGCCATCGCCCAGAAGGTGGCCGGGTACTCGCTCGGCCAGGCGGACATCCTGCGCCGCGCCATGGGCAAGAAGAAGAAGTCGGAGCTGGACAAGCAGTACGTCGGCTTCCACCAGGGCATGATCGACCGCGGGTACTCCGAGGCGGCCGTGAAGGCCCTGTGGGACATCCTGCTGCCGTTCTCGGACTACGCGTTCAACAAGGCGCACTCCGCCGCCTACGGCCTCGTGTCCTACTGGACCGCCTACCTCAAGGCGCACTACCCGGCCGAGTACATGGCCGCGCTGCTCACCTCCGTGGGCGACGACAAGGACAAGATGGCGATGTACCTCAACGAGTGCCGCCGCATGGGCATCACGGTGCTGCCCCCGGACGTCAACGAGTCCTCGCTGTACTTCACCCCGGTGGGCCGGGACATCCGCTTCGGCATGGCCGCCGTGCGCAACGTGGGGTCCAACGTGGTCACGGCCATGGTGTCCGCGCGCGAGGAGAAGGGCGCCTTCGCCTCGTTCCAGGACTTCTTCAAGAAGGTGCCCGCCGTGGTCTGCAACAAGCGGACCATCGAGTCGCTCATCAAGGCCGGTGCCTTCGACTCGCTCGGGTACGCGCGGCGCGCCCTGCTGGCGATCCACGAGGAGGCGGTGGACGCCACCGTGGCGCAGAAGCGCCAGGAGGCCAACAACCAGTTCGACTTCTTCTCGATCCTCGAGGAGGAGGGCGGCGAGGCCGCGGACGCCGGCCTCGGGATCGAGGTCCCGGACCTGCCCGAGTGGGACAAGAAGGACAAGCTGTCCTTCGAGCGGGAGATGCTCGGACTGTACGTCTCCGACCACCCGCTGCAGGGGCTGGACGGCGTGCTGGCCCAGCACGCCGACACCTCCATCACGCACGTCCTGTCCGAGGACGGCCCCGCCGACGGCGCGCAGGTCACCATCGCCGGGCTCATCACCTCGCTGCAGCGGCGGATCGCGAAGAGCTCGGGCAACGCCTATGCCCGCTGCGAGATCGAGGACCTCGGCGGCTCCATGGAGGTCATGTTCTTCGGCCAGGCGTACGCGCCGATCGCCACCCTGCTCGCCGAGGACCTCGTCGTGGCGGTCAAGGGCCGCGTGCAGCGCCGGGACGACGGCTCCATCACCCTCAGCGCCCAGGAGCTGACCATCCCGGACCTCTCGGACGGGCACACCGGGCCGGTGTCCATCACGATGCCGGCGTTCAAGGCGAACGAGACGGTGGTCTCGGCGCTGGGGGACGTCCTGCGGACGCACCCGGGCACCACGGAGGTCCGGCTGAGGCTCGCCGGGACCCGGACCATGGAGATCATGCAGCTCGGGCCGGACTTCCGGGTCAGCCCGAACCCCGCCCTGTTCGGCGACCTCAAGGTGCTCCTCGGGCCGGCCTGCCTCGAGTGA
- the nrdR gene encoding transcriptional regulator NrdR, with protein sequence MHCPFCRHEDSRVVDSRSLDDGSAIRRRRQCQSCGKRFTTMETTALTVVKRSGVAEPFDRSKIINGVRKACQGRPVTNDDLAMLAQEVEETIRATGNAEVDAHEVGLAILDPLRRLDQVAYLRFASVYQDFDSLDDFARAVEELREAGTRPEPVKALQPRLFTR encoded by the coding sequence ATGCACTGTCCCTTCTGCCGCCATGAGGACTCCCGGGTGGTGGACTCGCGGTCCCTGGACGACGGGTCGGCCATCCGCCGCCGCCGGCAGTGCCAGTCCTGCGGGAAGCGCTTCACCACCATGGAGACCACGGCCCTGACGGTCGTCAAGCGCTCCGGCGTGGCCGAGCCGTTCGACCGGTCGAAGATCATCAACGGCGTGCGCAAGGCGTGCCAGGGCCGTCCCGTGACGAACGACGACCTGGCGATGCTGGCCCAGGAGGTCGAGGAGACCATCCGGGCCACCGGCAACGCCGAGGTGGACGCCCACGAGGTGGGATTGGCGATCCTGGACCCGCTGCGCCGCCTGGACCAGGTGGCCTACCTGCGCTTCGCGTCCGTGTACCAGGACTTCGACTCCCTCGACGACTTCGCCCGGGCCGTCGAGGAACTGCGCGAGGCCGGCACCCGTCCCGAGCCGGTCAAGGCGCTGCAGCCGCGCCTGTTCACGCGCTGA